AGAACAAACTGCCTGCTGGTCTGCAATGCAGATTatacaatcataatatcagtggTACATACTACCTCATCTAGCCAGTGCCCCCGCATATTGACCAGtgacccccctgtatatagtctcgctattgttatttcactgctgctcttgaattacTTGCTTGTTACCTTTTCTCTCTTATTctaatctgtatttttttaaacggcattgttggtttagggctcaaaagtaaacatttcactctaaggtctactacacgtgttgtattcggcgcatgtgacaaatacaatttgattcacGTGCtctttctatgttttgttttagattctgtaaCATTTCACCCTTTTCTGAAACACGAGTCGGATGTGCCTTCAACAGACACCGCAAAAAACAAAACGTCTCAAAGCAGCGGATGGCTGCAGTAAATGTAGCAACCACCTTCTGGGTTGGTACGAACAGTAGCGATTCAACATGTAGATTAGGAGAAAGGACTAGAAATGTTAAAAAATGACATTTGACAATCTAGTCAGACAGCTATCCGCTGCTTTAATGTTCCTGGTCGCAGTGTGGAATGATATAGGCACACCCgggttacattttttaaagttgCAAAGTTTCTAAATGTGATCTAGAAATGTGTCTTTACTCTTACATCACACCAACAgcatcattgcattttggtacaacagaattacattcatttccaatgaaaggctgcgtttgccttgcagtaTTGCGTTACAGAGGCAGTGTGGTGAgtacgttggatttatcgaacgtatgcattgacggcttgacagaaatggtagcagaaggtgaatgttgaacttttgagtGATCGAAGTGATAGCTTCGCTGTCTGAGTGATCGAAGTGATAGCTAGCCTTATGCTGTGAGGACACGCTGTCTGTGTGACCGAAGCGATAGCTAGCCCTATGCTGTGATTGACAGGTGTGCAGTAGTAAAGACCAGAGGATGGAGAACAATTCAACCAGAAGATTTATTAATGACAGATCACGCCTTCTTCGCTGCCTCTTTCTGCAGCCTTTTCACCTCATGCTTGATGATCTTGTTCCTCTGTGGACACAAACAACAAATCAGTGACCATTCAATCATTTTTCCCCCCATTAGGTTTTATTGTCACACATTAAACCCTTCATGTGTTCGGGGATTCAAATACAACATATTGTCGTTTTACATGTAATTGTGAAACCCAAAAATATTCAACATAATAATGAATAATCTGAGCGTTTTCTCCACTCACCATCCTTTTGGCCTTCATCACCTTGAAGCGATCAAAGTCGGACATCTGTGCCCTCTGCAGAGACACACAACAGTTACACAACTGGGACATCAAAATATTTGCTTATTGGACAGATTCAGGTAGGTCCTTCCCCATTGTAGCCTATTTGGTTCTTTGTGAATACCACCCTGGAGATGCAGAAACATTGCAGTAGCATAAGCAAGCCAATGATGTTTGTGGGCAGTGATTCACCTAAAGCCTATTGAACTATCCCGTGTCCCATTTGACAAAATGTTTAGCCACAACCCTTGAGGAACCAACTGTTAGCCACAAGCAGACCAATTCCCCCATCCATTTAGAAAACCGAAGGAGACAGAAGGCCTAGTCCAGAGACTGTCAGAAACATGTGAACCCCATAAGGAGTTGCTTTTTGATTAGCAGCTAAAAGTAATCTAAAAACACTCTGTACCTTTTGCCTGGCTTCGATCTTCTTGGCCCAGTTGCTTCCTGCCCACTTCTCGGTGACTTGGGCCTTCTCCCAGGCACGTCTCACAAACTTCTGACGAGCGCTGCAACACAGGATGGGTTATGTCCCAGAGGATCGACATGGGCAGAGAAGAGCCAAAGGTATTGTGTTCTGCAAGGGTACTGCAATAGGTCTGTGACTATCGACTCAAAATCCACCACAGGAAAACAAAAGCCAAACTCAATTCATTGAAGTGTGTATGCGCGCATGTTTTTTTTGTACCAGCTCAGCTATAATAAAACTGACAAAACTGACCAGTCAAGGTCTTGATTGAGGACTGGAACATATGTGCGAACCGTAGCTAAACATTTTGCAACGCAAATACGTTTATATTGGACAAAGTTAGGTAGGTACCTCCCTGTTTCATTCAGTTTGCTTCTGCTTGGTTCCTAGTAAATACACCCCTGAGGTCCTCTCACTCACCTGTGTGGGACTTTGATGACGTAGTCAGTGAGCTGCATGCACTTGAAAGGCATTGACTGTCTCTTCACCCCTGTGCAGGGACCATCCACCAATGCCTGAGACAAACACACCACAGCCAATTTAATTAAACATGTCTATGCTGAGTTGAACCGTTCTTAAATGAGCTGCGCTATGTGGTAGTTTACGTCAACAACCTGGCTCTACCACTCACACAATGGGGAGTTTTTGGACACTTTGAAGCAGGACTCTGGAGAATTGTTGGTGGATAAAAGACTGACAGACAAACAAACCCTACCAGACTAGGTGAGTCAGGTACCGGTTTGGAGCCGGGCTCTCCCAATTCCAGGCCAGAAAGACTGACTAGTTGATCATGTGAATCTGATATGTTACTGCAGTGTTGGAACAAGCCTGCACAACCAGTAACTTAAAATTAGAGAGTTGGAGACCTCTGGCATAAAGTCAGGATATCATCAATGCTATGCTTACTCTGTTTTGGTCGATGACATCGACGATGGCCACCAGGCTACCTGCGTGGGGCCCGAAAGAGATGTAAGCAACACGGCCAATCTCAACGTAGCGCTTGAACACCTGCAACAAATAAGGGTTGTTAACTAGCTTGGTAGGCAGAGATCCAGAAAATAGTATTATGGTAGGCTAGACACTGGACATTTTTAACAATGCTTTTTTTCTGATAACTAGTTCATTACATCTGCTGTGGAACCCAGTTTCGTAACATTAAATTATGTCCCAGCTGCTTAATCACAAAAAAAGTAATCACAAAGAAGCAGGCCCTATTTCagggcatttttcaccctgccagctcatATTAGTTCTATTGAACACCAACTCACCCTCTGAACATTCTATTCCCCGTTTATTCtacgtcacaatgcctgctttgctattgttggcaatgagacctgccCACGTTGTTTGTAGTTTAAATGTTAACAAATTACTCATGGAACTGTGGTAGCCCTCCCAATTGTTTACTATAGGGAAATATAGGTATGTATTTATATTTTGCCAAATATCTCACAATGTGTACAATGTGCACTTTTTCTCTCAATTTGACACCATTTTAAAACATGATATCTTTCTAATTATGTAAGGCTGGGCAGCGTACTCCTTAGGCATCCAACATAAACCCCCAAATACCTTTTGCCCTTGGAACGCTGAGCTCCCCCATTGTTTTGGAGAGGCATGCTGGTATATTTGGCCAAATATCTCGCATCgtgtatatttacatttttttcaagTCGGACACCATTTTAAAATCAGGATAATCTCCTCTTTGTAATTACAGAAGGTTGGGCGGCGTGCTCAACTGTCATCAATCGCTAGATCAGAAGTAGCCAAAAGTTGCACTTTTTTTTACCCTACTTCCTCGTTATGCAGACATAAGCACACTTGGCACTATAGATGTgcggatgtttactttctacactAGTTACTTCTCAGTTTGGTACTAAGAAAAGATTGTGGTAAAATTGTAAGAGATACATATCTTGGTGCCATTGATTTCTAAGCGTCACTCCAGTCAACAGGCTCTGCGAACGTTCGACTCCATTCATTTGCTATTGGCTCGCGTTAGTGTTCCAGCTGAGCAACGTTCTTCTGACTTTTTTTCCAgctttgggtgaattttgactctCTTGTCCAGCCTACTGATGGACCAAACACTTTAACCCTCCCGACACTGTCAAACACGTAGATGGGTTATCTTGGTTAGCTAACTACACGTTTTACAAAATGTGATTTACCTTTGGGACATGGCTATTAGTTTGTGGGGAAACACCAATACCGAGAAGTCTATAGACGCCAACAAACTGTACCGGAGTGGTACCAGTACGTTACCCCTAAGCCTAGCACGCTAGCAGATAACGTAACTACCGTTAGCTAGTTTACGTATGGCCGTGGACCGACAAACCAAACGAAGAAAACAAATACAGAAACTATTCTGCGATCGCTTTTCAAATTAGTTTTTTATAGTGGTGACGTTGGCGCTGCCTAGCTCGATAGTTGACTACGGTTAGTCTACTGATTATCGGCCTGTTCTTCACCACGTTGTAGCATGCGGAACAGCCGACATTTTTATTATGTCCAAAACCCATCGAAACTATATATCAAAACCTTAAACGCCAAAAAAAAAAGCCAACATAGCGATACGCTATGCATTTACATATCAGTTGAGGGTGCTTAACAAtaaggatttttttatttaatcatttTTTCAAAATCCACAAGCTCCATTGCGAACTCACCATGATGGCAGTCCGCTTCAGAAAGGACGTACCAGTTTCCGCTCGACGCAATTACGCTTTCCGCTCTGTAAATGCGCACGCGCGTGTGAGGGATTTCTTATTCGCGTGGTTGGATAATGTTTCAGTTCGGAATGCTCATCACGCCATCTACTGCAGAGAAGTGTGTTGGTGTCTGAGCAGctttatatatatttacacaatTATATGATCGTTCCTTTGgttaacatttttttggggggggaaatgtACACCTGAAGTGAATGATGAGTGTATCTTCGCagctgcaaatgagaacttgttctcaactagcccacctggttaaataaaggtgaaatcttCAATCCACACAAAATCTGAATCAATTTTACTAGGCTTGTACAAATCAGAATCATCTTTATTCGCCAAGCACATTTACACATACTCAGAATTTTACTttgtgatatggtgctgctagtgcaAGCCAACATACTCTGAGTGTTACTTCAAATAGCagatgttagcagatgttattgcgagtgtagcgaaatgcttgtgcttctagtaaCGACatgtgcagcaatatctaacaagtaatatcttacaattccacaacaactacataacacacacagatctaaggaatggaataagaatatataaatataaatatatggatgagtgtaacagtataactttaaaccgtcccctcgccccgaccagggcgcaaaccagggaccctctgcacacatcaacaacggtcgcccacgaagcatcgttacccatcgctccacaaaggccacggcccttgcagagcaaggtgcaaccctacttctaggtttcagagcaagtgacgtaactgattgaaatgctactagcgcgtacccgctaactagctagccatttcacatccgttacactagcaaTGACAGAGTGACATAGGCTAGGATgtaatagatagtatagaatacagtatatacatatgagatgagtaatgcaagatatgtaaacatgaataaagtggcattattaaagtgactagtgttccatttattaaagtggccaatgatttcaagtctgtgtgtaggcagtagcctctctgagttagtgattgctgtttaacagtctgatggccttgagatagaagctgtttttcagtctctctgtcccagctttgatgcacctgtactgaccttgccttctggatggtagcgggggtgatcaggcagtggctcgggtggttgttgtccttgattatctttttggcctttctgtgacattgggtaatgtaggtgtcctggagggcaggtagtttgcccccggtaatgcgttgtgcagaccgcaccaccccctgcgattgtgggcggtgcagttgtcataccaggtggtgatacagcccgacaggatgctctcaattgtgcatctgtaaaagtttgtgagggttttaggtgacaggCCAAATTGCTTCAGCtacctgaggttgaagaggggctgttgcgccttcttcaccacattgtctgtgtgggtggaccatttcagtttgtccgtgatgtgtatgccgaggaacttaaaactttccaacttctccactgctgtcccgttgatgtggataggtgggtgctccctctgctgtttcctgaagtccacgatcatctcctttgttttgttgacgttgagtgagaggttattttcctgacaccacactccgagagccctcacctcctccctgtaggctctcTCGTCTTAGTTGGTAATCAAGccgcctactactgttgtgtcgtctgtaaacttgatgattgagttggaggcgtgcatggcaacATTTAGAGACAGAGTTGACATACATTATATACAACTAGGTAGAGTGAGCATATCTAGTATACTGCATACTAGTTTCGTGTAGGCCTAACATTAAAAAAtgggctcatccgggatttgaacccgggacctctcacaccctaagcgagaatcatacccctagaccaacaAGCCACATGTATTTCATTTGTATAACACATCCATTTTAACTCAAGTGTTACTTATGTTGGGGTAGAATACACATAATTGGCAGAACTCCAACTCTCATGCCTGTCATTAGTTACCACAGCTATAAAGTCAAAATTATCCATgacgtaaaaatgtatgaaaacaaaaatttgcgttttggtcttaatttaaggtttgGGTTAGACACAAGGTGGGCAgtgtagttaaggttagggttagccacaaggtgagcagtgt
This region of Salvelinus namaycush isolate Seneca chromosome 32, SaNama_1.0, whole genome shotgun sequence genomic DNA includes:
- the LOC120027249 gene encoding 60S ribosomal protein L14-like; this encodes MVFKRYVEIGRVAYISFGPHAGSLVAIVDVIDQNRALVDGPCTGVKRQSMPFKCMQLTDYVIKVPHSARQKFVRRAWEKAQVTEKWAGSNWAKKIEARQKRAQMSDFDRFKVMKAKRMRNKIIKHEVKRLQKEAAKKA